One genomic segment of Synechocystis sp. LKSZ1 includes these proteins:
- the miaA gene encoding tRNA (adenosine(37)-N6)-dimethylallyltransferase MiaA, protein MAQPFVIVVCGPTASGKSQLALQLALRLKTVILSADSRQIYREFDIGTAKPSPADQALVPHYLIDICDPQETLTLADYQLQAQQLIEQLPSPLLLVGGTGLYLKAITRGLLIPRVAPDTALREQLQSLGQAHCYQLLSQVDPEACQKIKPADAVRTLRALEVYYVTGQPISQQQGENPPTYPILQIGLGCDTDVLNQRIARRTQAMLDQGLVAEVASLMQKYGPGLPLLQTLGYAEIKTYLAGKTSLAEAQRAIALHTRQFAKRQRTWFRGQPDIHWFDVADSNLFEKIWDLIAAAFAV, encoded by the coding sequence ATGGCCCAGCCCTTTGTGATCGTGGTTTGTGGCCCGACTGCTAGCGGAAAATCCCAGTTGGCCCTGCAATTGGCCCTGCGCCTAAAGACAGTGATCCTCAGTGCCGACTCCCGCCAAATCTATCGGGAATTCGATATTGGCACCGCCAAGCCATCTCCCGCTGACCAGGCCCTGGTGCCCCACTACCTGATCGATATTTGTGATCCGCAGGAAACCCTCACCCTGGCTGATTATCAACTCCAGGCCCAGCAGTTAATTGAACAACTGCCGTCCCCTCTGCTCCTGGTAGGGGGAACGGGTCTTTATCTCAAGGCCATTACTCGCGGCCTGCTTATTCCCCGCGTTGCTCCCGATACGGCCCTCCGAGAACAATTGCAATCCTTGGGCCAGGCCCATTGCTATCAGTTGTTGAGTCAAGTGGATCCCGAGGCCTGTCAAAAAATTAAGCCCGCCGATGCTGTCCGTACCCTGCGGGCCTTGGAGGTCTATTACGTCACGGGCCAGCCCATTTCCCAACAACAGGGAGAAAATCCGCCCACCTACCCAATTCTTCAGATTGGACTCGGTTGTGACACCGATGTACTAAATCAGCGGATCGCCCGACGCACCCAGGCCATGCTCGATCAGGGCCTTGTGGCCGAAGTAGCTAGCCTAATGCAAAAATATGGCCCTGGCTTACCGCTATTACAAACCCTGGGTTACGCCGAAATCAAAACCTATCTAGCGGGCAAAACCTCTCTAGCAGAGGCCCAAAGGGCCATTGCGCTTCATACACGCCAATTTGCTAAACGTCAGCGCACTTGGTTCCGGGGCCAGCCCGATATTCATTGGTTTGATGTTGCCGACTCTAACCTCTTCGAAAAGATTTGGGATTTAATAGCAGCGGCTTTTGCTGTCTAA
- a CDS encoding UPF0182 family protein has protein sequence MNTQPLPWRFLLAFLAGVLGIELVAHFYIEMLWFQELGYLQVFFTRLRWEFLLATAGTLLSLAFLGWHYRQARGLAWPAVISSNRRLTSRYLPQPPPLDSTPPRTAPLGLAWLLPLIIGIELLLAALVIYYGKTALTAWTLDFNLPEIIPAVPKPFQVKVLWEWFYDLPSNLLSGLILLGIVGLTWWRRTWALPTLITILSLMGGGILAGNWTHIVQFLHYQNFPAQDPQFGRNIGFYIFYLPVWQLLETWLRGLFLFAFLVTVLTYLQSANSLSEGKFPGFSRPQLRHLCRLGALVALILSLGHGLRRYQYLYTVHPVVYGANYSDIHIRLPLETALVLLSLTMALWLGWLGKWGWSRSPKLRSPSHWVPLRFSVWPFLLYLFLLVTQLLLAQGVELLNVQPNQLDRERPYLARSIAATRAAFGLDTIQSLTLSGTGPLSYQDLLNNHLTLDNIRLWDPIPLLKTNRQLQQIRLYYKFPDADLDRYTIRVQSTEQPDQITTAKQQVLIASRELDYNAVPAEAKTWVNEHLVYTHGYGFTLSPVNLVDQGGLPFYFVKDIGTETQQDALRTSSELIRSSIPISKPRIYFGELTDTYVMTSTKVREFDFPSGQDNVYNIYDGKGGVRLGGYLRHGLFAWYLRDWKIIFTRNFTPDTQVLFRRNINRRIRELAPFLHFDRNPYLVTAKAHPRDDTSLYWVVDAYTTSHYYPYADPGERNFNYIRNSVKIVIDAYNGDVRFYAMDPSDPILRSWQGVFPGLFQPLAAMPKTLRSHIRYPVDLFSTQSERLLTYHMTDIDVFYNREDQWQIPREIYGSEPTPVSPYYLIMKLTGINNQEEEFVLSQVYTPISRNNLNALLFARSDEQNYGKLLLYTLPKERLVYGPEQIEALINQDPVISERISLWSRDGSRVIQGNLLVIPIEESLLYVEPIYLEAEKNSLPTLARVIVVYGNQIAMAETLNQALAAIFETPANPFPAIVRPVQADVTENK, from the coding sequence GTGAACACCCAGCCTCTTCCTTGGCGATTTCTGCTGGCTTTCTTAGCCGGGGTGCTAGGTATTGAACTGGTCGCCCATTTCTACATTGAAATGCTCTGGTTTCAGGAGTTGGGCTACCTCCAGGTCTTTTTTACCCGTCTTCGTTGGGAATTCTTGCTAGCAACGGCGGGAACGCTACTTTCATTAGCTTTTTTAGGATGGCACTACCGGCAGGCCCGTGGTCTAGCCTGGCCCGCTGTCATTTCCTCAAACCGTCGGCTCACCTCACGCTATCTACCCCAGCCACCGCCGTTGGATTCAACCCCACCCCGCACGGCTCCTCTGGGATTGGCCTGGTTGTTGCCGCTCATTATTGGGATTGAGCTTCTACTAGCGGCCCTGGTGATCTACTACGGTAAAACGGCCCTGACGGCCTGGACGCTGGACTTTAATTTACCGGAAATTATTCCCGCCGTTCCCAAGCCCTTCCAGGTAAAGGTTTTGTGGGAATGGTTCTACGATTTACCTTCTAATTTGCTATCAGGACTGATCCTGCTGGGGATTGTGGGCCTGACTTGGTGGCGACGTACCTGGGCCCTTCCGACGCTGATCACGATTCTGAGCTTGATGGGGGGGGGCATTCTAGCCGGGAATTGGACGCATATTGTCCAGTTTTTGCATTATCAAAACTTTCCCGCTCAAGACCCTCAATTTGGGCGCAATATTGGCTTTTATATTTTTTACCTCCCGGTTTGGCAGTTGCTAGAAACCTGGCTACGGGGCCTGTTTCTCTTTGCCTTTTTAGTCACCGTCCTGACCTACCTCCAGTCGGCTAATAGTCTCTCGGAGGGCAAGTTTCCAGGCTTTTCTCGTCCCCAACTCCGCCATCTTTGTCGCCTAGGGGCTTTAGTGGCCCTGATCTTGTCCCTGGGCCATGGCCTGCGTCGCTACCAATACCTCTACACAGTTCATCCCGTAGTCTACGGGGCTAATTATAGTGATATTCATATTCGCCTACCCCTGGAAACGGCTCTGGTGTTATTGAGTTTAACGATGGCCCTGTGGTTAGGCTGGCTAGGAAAATGGGGTTGGTCTCGTTCTCCCAAATTACGCTCCCCCAGCCACTGGGTTCCCCTCCGGTTTTCTGTTTGGCCGTTTTTGCTTTACCTTTTCTTGCTGGTAACACAACTGCTGCTTGCCCAAGGAGTGGAACTGCTCAATGTTCAGCCCAACCAATTAGACCGAGAACGGCCCTATCTGGCCCGCAGTATTGCAGCCACCCGAGCTGCCTTTGGCCTAGATACCATCCAATCCCTGACCCTTTCTGGCACCGGCCCCCTTAGTTATCAGGATTTACTTAATAACCATTTAACATTAGACAATATTCGTCTCTGGGATCCCATCCCCCTACTCAAAACCAATCGTCAACTTCAGCAAATTCGCCTTTACTATAAATTCCCCGATGCTGACCTCGACCGCTACACCATCCGTGTCCAATCCACCGAGCAACCTGACCAAATTACAACGGCCAAACAACAAGTTTTGATCGCCAGCCGAGAACTAGATTACAATGCCGTACCAGCGGAAGCTAAGACCTGGGTTAACGAACATTTGGTCTATACCCACGGCTACGGTTTTACCCTCTCCCCCGTCAACCTAGTGGATCAAGGGGGCCTCCCCTTCTATTTCGTCAAGGACATTGGCACCGAAACCCAGCAGGATGCCTTGCGAACTTCCAGTGAGTTAATCCGCAGTAGTATCCCTATTAGTAAACCTCGTATCTATTTTGGAGAACTAACGGATACCTACGTGATGACCAGCACAAAAGTGCGAGAGTTTGATTTTCCCAGTGGCCAAGACAACGTCTACAATATCTACGATGGCAAAGGCGGCGTTCGTCTGGGAGGGTATCTCCGACATGGATTGTTTGCCTGGTATCTACGGGACTGGAAGATAATCTTTACCCGCAACTTTACGCCAGATACCCAAGTCCTCTTTCGCCGCAATATTAATCGCCGTATCCGGGAATTGGCCCCCTTTCTTCACTTTGATCGCAATCCCTACTTAGTCACAGCGAAGGCTCATCCCCGCGATGATACGAGTCTGTACTGGGTTGTTGATGCCTACACCACCAGTCACTACTACCCCTACGCCGACCCCGGAGAGCGCAATTTTAACTATATTCGTAATTCCGTTAAGATCGTCATCGATGCCTACAACGGTGATGTCCGCTTCTACGCCATGGATCCTAGCGACCCAATTCTACGAAGTTGGCAAGGGGTTTTTCCCGGATTGTTTCAACCCCTGGCGGCCATGCCCAAGACCCTGCGCAGTCATATTCGCTACCCCGTCGATCTTTTCAGTACTCAGTCGGAACGATTGCTGACCTACCACATGACGGATATTGATGTTTTTTATAATCGGGAAGACCAGTGGCAAATTCCTCGGGAAATCTACGGTAGTGAACCGACCCCCGTCAGTCCCTACTACCTGATCATGAAATTAACGGGTATCAATAACCAGGAGGAGGAATTTGTCCTCTCCCAGGTTTATACACCCATTAGTCGTAATAATTTAAACGCCCTTTTGTTTGCTCGTTCTGATGAACAAAACTATGGCAAATTACTCCTCTACACTCTACCCAAGGAGCGCCTCGTCTATGGGCCAGAGCAGATCGAGGCCTTAATCAACCAAGATCCGGTCATTTCCGAGCGTATTAGTCTTTGGAGCCGGGATGGTTCACGGGTGATCCAAGGTAACTTGCTGGTGATTCCCATTGAAGAATCTCTGCTGTACGTCGAACCCATTTATCTGGAAGCAGAGAAAAACAGTTTACCCACCCTGGCCCGAGTGATTGTGGTCTACGGTAATCAGATTGCTATGGCGGAAACCCTCAACCAGGCCCTGGCGGCCATTTTTGAAACTCCGGCTAACCCCTTCCCGGCCATTGTCCGTCCTGTGCAAGCCGATGTCACGGAGAATAAATAG
- the rpsB gene encoding 30S ribosomal protein S2 has translation MPVVSLAELLESGVHFGHQTRRWNPRMAPYIYTARNGVHIIDLVQTAQLIEDAYDYVRKSTEQGKRFLFIGTKRQAAGIIAQEAERCGANYVNQRWLGGMLTNWETIRNRVERLKELETLESSGAIDRRPKKEASVLRRELGKLQKYLGGIKTMRKIPDVVVVVDQRREYNAIQECQKLGIPIIALLDTNCDPDAVDIPIPANDDAIRSIKLILGKLADAIYEGRHGQLEGSDDYEGFEDALDESDDATYADEADLVEDSNYLDKDDDQDDDN, from the coding sequence ATGCCGGTTGTCTCTCTTGCAGAATTGCTAGAGTCTGGGGTTCACTTTGGTCATCAGACCCGCCGCTGGAACCCCCGTATGGCCCCTTACATCTACACGGCCCGCAATGGGGTTCATATTATTGACCTCGTGCAAACGGCCCAATTGATTGAAGATGCCTACGATTACGTCCGTAAATCCACAGAGCAGGGCAAGCGCTTTTTGTTCATCGGTACTAAACGCCAAGCTGCTGGCATTATTGCCCAGGAAGCTGAACGCTGTGGGGCTAATTATGTTAACCAACGCTGGTTGGGAGGAATGCTCACCAACTGGGAAACCATTCGTAACCGGGTCGAGCGCCTGAAGGAACTGGAAACCCTAGAGTCCAGTGGAGCCATCGACCGTCGTCCCAAAAAAGAAGCCTCTGTTCTCCGTCGTGAACTGGGTAAACTCCAGAAATACCTGGGGGGCATCAAGACCATGCGGAAAATTCCCGATGTGGTAGTGGTGGTGGACCAACGCCGGGAATACAATGCCATCCAGGAATGCCAAAAACTCGGAATTCCCATCATTGCGCTGTTGGATACCAACTGCGACCCCGATGCGGTGGATATTCCCATTCCCGCCAACGATGATGCGATTCGCTCTATTAAATTAATTCTGGGCAAGTTGGCCGATGCCATCTACGAAGGCCGCCATGGCCAGTTAGAAGGAAGCGATGATTACGAAGGCTTCGAGGATGCCCTCGACGAGAGCGATGACGCGACCTACGCCGATGAGGCTGACCTAGTGGAAGACAGCAACTATCTTGATAAAGACGACGATCAGGACGATGATAACTAG
- a CDS encoding aminopeptidase P N-terminal domain-containing protein: MNISPAEYRQRRAQLMEKIGQGTAIFQSAPTAVMHNDVEYVFRQDSDFFYLTGFNEPEAVAVLAPHHPEHQFILFVQPKDPEKETWTGYRYGVEGAKERFGADVAYSIAELEEQLPQYLEKADRIYYHLGRDHHFNEVVLNHWQRLMANYPKKGIAPRALENPHPLIHPLRQIKSQEELALLRQACRISAEAHNRAQLFTQVGHYEYQIQAEIEHTFRLQGALGPAYPSIVATGANACILHYINNDAQIKENDLILIDAGCSYGYYNGDITRTFPVSGKFTPEQKALYEIVLEAQRQAIEAVQVGNPYNQIHDTAVRVLVEGLKELGLLVGDSEEIIKEEKYKPFYMHRTGHWLGLDVHDAGAYKVNEETWLSLQPGQVLTVEPGLYIAPDIKPAEGQPEVPEQWRGIGIRIEDDVLVTASGPEVLTADVPKAVADLEARKN; the protein is encoded by the coding sequence ATGAATATTAGTCCTGCGGAATACCGTCAACGTCGCGCCCAACTGATGGAGAAAATTGGCCAGGGAACGGCGATTTTCCAGAGCGCCCCAACGGCGGTGATGCACAACGATGTGGAGTACGTCTTTCGGCAGGATAGTGATTTCTTCTATCTGACGGGTTTTAATGAACCAGAGGCTGTGGCTGTGCTGGCCCCCCACCATCCCGAACATCAGTTTATTCTGTTTGTCCAACCCAAAGACCCGGAAAAGGAAACCTGGACGGGCTACCGCTACGGTGTGGAAGGGGCCAAGGAACGCTTTGGGGCCGATGTGGCCTACTCCATTGCGGAACTAGAGGAACAGTTACCCCAGTATCTGGAAAAAGCTGACCGGATTTACTACCATCTCGGCCGTGACCACCATTTCAACGAGGTCGTTCTCAACCACTGGCAACGGTTAATGGCCAACTATCCCAAAAAGGGCATTGCGCCCAGGGCCTTGGAAAACCCCCATCCGTTGATTCATCCCCTACGCCAAATCAAAAGTCAAGAGGAATTGGCCCTTCTGCGCCAGGCCTGTCGCATTTCCGCCGAGGCCCATAACCGAGCCCAGCTATTCACCCAGGTCGGCCACTACGAATACCAAATCCAAGCGGAAATTGAACACACCTTCCGACTCCAGGGGGCCCTGGGGCCAGCCTATCCCTCCATTGTCGCCACCGGGGCCAATGCCTGCATCCTGCACTACATCAACAACGATGCCCAAATAAAGGAAAATGACCTGATCCTGATCGATGCCGGCTGTTCCTACGGCTACTACAACGGCGACATTACCCGCACCTTCCCCGTCAGTGGCAAATTTACCCCAGAACAAAAGGCCCTCTACGAAATTGTTCTAGAGGCCCAACGCCAGGCCATTGAAGCAGTTCAAGTAGGTAATCCCTATAACCAAATCCACGACACCGCCGTCCGGGTTTTGGTGGAAGGCCTGAAGGAGCTCGGTCTATTGGTGGGCGACAGTGAAGAAATCATCAAAGAAGAAAAATACAAGCCTTTCTATATGCACCGTACCGGCCACTGGCTGGGGCTGGATGTCCACGATGCCGGGGCCTATAAAGTCAACGAGGAAACCTGGTTGAGTCTCCAACCCGGCCAGGTATTAACTGTCGAACCGGGCCTCTACATTGCCCCGGATATCAAGCCAGCCGAGGGCCAACCGGAGGTTCCTGAACAATGGCGCGGCATTGGTATTCGCATTGAAGATGATGTACTGGTAACCGCTAGCGGACCTGAGGTATTAACCGCCGATGTCCCGAAGGCTGTGGCGGATCTAGAGGCCCGGAAAAATTAA
- a CDS encoding heme-copper oxidase subunit III — protein sequence MVNPSSPEEKNHLGFGFPVFLLSESIVFISFFITYAILRLKTPQWFPTGVTGLDIPRAAINTIILVVSSGAVILAEQALERHQVVLFRRLWLLTATLGIIFLFGQAAEWQAMPFSLDAGPAGATFYLLTGFHGLHVLTGVLLLLYIYRRSLNPRNFRRGHAGVTAVALFWHFVDGIWLVLFALLYLWPAGAIYSP from the coding sequence ATGGTCAATCCGTCTTCCCCGGAAGAAAAGAACCATCTGGGCTTTGGTTTTCCGGTGTTTCTACTGTCTGAAAGTATTGTTTTCATCAGTTTTTTTATTACCTATGCCATCTTGCGGCTCAAAACGCCCCAATGGTTTCCAACGGGGGTAACCGGACTGGATATACCCCGAGCCGCCATTAATACCATTATTTTAGTCGTTAGCAGTGGGGCCGTGATTTTGGCCGAGCAGGCCCTAGAGCGACATCAAGTGGTGCTTTTCCGCCGTCTTTGGCTTCTCACGGCGACCCTCGGAATTATTTTTCTCTTTGGCCAGGCGGCTGAATGGCAAGCCATGCCCTTTAGCTTGGATGCAGGGCCAGCCGGGGCAACCTTCTACCTCCTAACGGGTTTCCATGGCCTGCATGTGCTGACGGGAGTCCTGCTGTTGCTGTATATTTATCGCCGCTCTCTCAATCCCCGCAATTTTCGTAGGGGCCATGCCGGCGTGACAGCGGTGGCCCTATTTTGGCATTTTGTTGATGGCATCTGGCTGGTGCTCTTTGCTCTGCTCTACCTTTGGCCCGCTGGTGCTATTTATTCTCCGTGA
- the tsf gene encoding translation elongation factor Ts has protein sequence MAEISAKLVKELRDKTGAGMMDCKKALAETQGEMEKAIEWLRQKGIASADKKAGRTAAEGLVHSYIHFGGRIGVLVEVNCETDFVARGDRFKDLVNDVAMQIAACPNVEYVKVEDIPADVALKEKEIEMGRDDLGNKPENIKEKIVQGRIDKRLKELALLDQPYIKDQNMTVGELVKKAVAELGENIQVRRFIRFNLGEGIEKETVNFADEVAAQTGQKVAEPAPVEEAAPAAEVAKAEEKPKASGKGKKKK, from the coding sequence ATGGCAGAAATTTCAGCAAAGTTAGTCAAGGAACTAAGAGACAAAACCGGCGCTGGCATGATGGACTGCAAAAAGGCCCTCGCTGAAACCCAGGGCGAGATGGAAAAGGCCATTGAGTGGTTGCGCCAAAAAGGGATTGCCTCCGCAGATAAAAAAGCGGGACGGACTGCCGCCGAGGGCCTGGTTCATAGCTATATTCACTTTGGCGGCCGGATTGGGGTCTTGGTGGAAGTCAACTGCGAAACCGACTTTGTGGCTAGAGGTGACCGCTTTAAAGATTTAGTCAACGATGTGGCGATGCAAATTGCCGCTTGCCCTAATGTTGAATACGTCAAAGTTGAAGATATTCCAGCCGACGTGGCCCTGAAAGAAAAAGAGATTGAAATGGGCCGCGATGATTTGGGCAATAAACCCGAAAACATCAAGGAAAAGATCGTTCAAGGCCGCATCGACAAGCGTTTGAAAGAGTTGGCCCTGCTCGACCAACCCTACATCAAAGACCAAAACATGACCGTCGGGGAATTGGTGAAAAAAGCCGTTGCCGAATTAGGAGAAAATATCCAAGTACGGCGCTTTATTCGCTTCAACCTGGGAGAAGGCATTGAAAAAGAAACCGTTAACTTTGCCGACGAAGTGGCCGCTCAAACGGGTCAAAAAGTAGCCGAGCCGGCCCCTGTAGAGGAAGCCGCTCCTGCCGCTGAGGTAGCCAAGGCTGAAGAAAAACCCAAGGCCAGCGGTAAGGGCAAGAAGAAAAAATAG
- a CDS encoding slipin family protein, producing MRSRTQQTQQLRRLSFPFSSHFWVWGRRFFIRPSYIGLLYRRNQFERRLEPGVYYFWDFWSELEVIRMPRAERTLEVSGQEVLTKDNIALRFSYGVRYRIVDGEKLLTFIDPSDIDPPDYLFVTNNVGIDVPVERILHPLSQVYWREAISQIDSLALNEQRQNFFLNIPEGLNETLAQYGIEVTAMYLRDITFPKAIQDLFARQLEAKIRAQTDLENARSVVATARALKNAAQLIKEDDNIKFLQYLETLTKIASKGKHTFVIGELPMGTNLRPASPEQDS from the coding sequence ATGCGCTCTAGAACTCAGCAGACTCAGCAATTGAGGCGACTCAGCTTCCCCTTTTCCTCCCATTTTTGGGTTTGGGGACGTCGCTTTTTTATCCGTCCCAGTTATATCGGCCTACTCTATCGCCGTAATCAGTTTGAACGACGACTAGAACCCGGCGTCTATTATTTTTGGGATTTTTGGTCGGAGCTAGAGGTAATCCGCATGCCCCGGGCCGAACGAACCCTGGAGGTCAGTGGTCAAGAAGTCTTAACCAAAGATAACATTGCCCTCCGCTTCTCCTACGGTGTGCGGTACCGAATTGTGGATGGCGAAAAGTTATTGACCTTCATTGATCCCAGTGACATTGATCCCCCCGATTACTTGTTTGTTACCAATAACGTTGGCATTGATGTTCCCGTAGAGCGCATTCTGCATCCCCTCAGCCAGGTGTATTGGCGGGAGGCCATCAGTCAGATAGATAGCTTGGCCCTGAATGAGCAACGACAGAACTTTTTCTTGAATATTCCCGAGGGATTAAACGAAACCCTGGCCCAATATGGGATTGAGGTGACGGCCATGTACCTACGGGATATCACTTTCCCCAAAGCCATTCAAGACCTCTTTGCCCGTCAACTAGAGGCTAAAATTCGGGCCCAGACGGATTTGGAGAATGCTCGCTCCGTGGTGGCCACGGCCCGGGCCTTGAAAAATGCGGCCCAGCTGATCAAGGAAGATGACAACATCAAATTCCTGCAATATCTGGAAACCCTGACCAAAATCGCCAGCAAGGGCAAACACACCTTTGTCATTGGTGAATTACCCATGGGTACAAATCTCCGGCCCGCCTCGCCGGAGCAAGATTCCTAG
- a CDS encoding Gfo/Idh/MocA family oxidoreductase has translation MSTPLGVAVVGTGFGKIIHIPAFQHHPGTELVAVYHRDLGTAKAIADQHQIPHAHNQLEKILRLPEVQAVSIATPPFLHYAMAKQVLAAGKHLLLEKPLTLRAEETRELYHLAQQNQVIAMADFEFRFIPAWQCLAQYLAQGAVGKLRFVKVDWLVGSRANPERPWNWYAQAEQGGGALGALGSHSFDYLHWLFGPAQELSARLSCAITERPDPLDNRQPKPVTADDTALISLTLAGGVPCQINLSSVTYAGRGHWLEVYGEKGTLVLGSDNLKDYVHGFRLWAAPAGKALTEVEIPKELAFSQVFTDGRLAPFLRVVDQWLAAITEGVSLAPSLREGTYSQLLMDLTHQAHQQKRWVAVPDLTAYLAQ, from the coding sequence ATGAGCACCCCATTGGGAGTCGCCGTGGTCGGTACCGGCTTCGGCAAAATCATTCACATTCCCGCCTTTCAGCACCACCCCGGCACTGAGTTAGTGGCGGTCTATCATCGAGATTTGGGCACGGCCAAGGCCATTGCCGATCAACACCAGATTCCCCATGCCCATAACCAACTGGAGAAGATTCTACGCTTGCCGGAGGTGCAGGCCGTTAGTATTGCCACACCGCCTTTTTTGCACTATGCCATGGCCAAACAAGTCCTAGCGGCGGGTAAGCATCTTCTGTTGGAAAAACCCCTCACCCTACGGGCTGAAGAAACCCGAGAACTCTATCATTTAGCCCAGCAAAATCAGGTGATCGCCATGGCGGATTTTGAATTTCGCTTCATTCCGGCCTGGCAATGCCTGGCGCAATATTTGGCCCAGGGGGCCGTGGGGAAACTACGGTTCGTGAAGGTGGATTGGTTAGTGGGCAGTCGGGCCAATCCAGAGCGGCCCTGGAATTGGTATGCCCAGGCGGAACAGGGGGGCGGGGCCTTGGGGGCCTTGGGTTCCCATAGTTTTGACTACCTGCATTGGCTCTTTGGCCCAGCCCAGGAACTTTCCGCCCGTCTCAGTTGTGCCATTACTGAACGCCCTGATCCCCTGGACAATCGTCAACCCAAGCCCGTTACCGCCGACGATACGGCCCTGATCAGTTTGACCCTAGCTGGGGGCGTTCCTTGTCAGATCAATCTGAGTTCTGTGACCTACGCGGGCCGGGGTCATTGGCTGGAGGTTTACGGCGAGAAAGGAACCCTCGTTTTAGGCAGTGACAACCTCAAGGATTATGTCCATGGTTTTCGGCTCTGGGCCGCTCCCGCCGGTAAGGCCCTCACCGAAGTAGAAATTCCCAAGGAATTGGCCTTTTCCCAGGTTTTTACCGATGGCCGCCTCGCCCCTTTTCTAAGGGTGGTCGATCAATGGTTAGCAGCAATTACTGAGGGCGTCTCCCTGGCCCCCTCCCTCCGAGAAGGCACCTACTCCCAATTGCTAATGGATCTGACCCACCAGGCCCACCAGCAGAAACGATGGGTTGCTGTTCCCGACTTGACGGCTTATCTAGCCCAGTAG
- the speB gene encoding agmatinase — protein sequence MTVTPLVAIKQFLGSEAETPYAQAQAVILPIPYEATTTYRKGCEQGPDAVLAASDQLEAYDEELRQETCHQFGIHTLPYVADTRLHPDLTAEQMLTAVTQAVTQALADGKFVVAVGGEHAITTGVVQAYQQVYDNDFTVVQIDAHGDMRDRFEGSRHNHACVMRRVLELGLPTLPVGIRAICQEEADLIAEKNIPVVWAREMAVNPHWIDQALQQIKTEKVFITIDVDGLDPSFMPGVGTPEPGGMGWYETLRFLRRIFERHEVIGCDVMELAPVVDSVVSEFSTAKLIYKLMGYKAFCSGGNP from the coding sequence ATGACTGTTACGCCGCTAGTAGCCATTAAGCAATTTTTGGGATCAGAGGCTGAAACGCCCTACGCTCAGGCCCAAGCTGTGATTCTGCCCATTCCCTACGAGGCGACAACGACCTATCGCAAGGGTTGTGAGCAAGGCCCGGATGCCGTTCTAGCGGCTTCAGATCAACTAGAGGCCTACGACGAAGAACTCCGCCAAGAAACCTGCCACCAGTTTGGCATTCATACCCTACCCTACGTGGCGGATACCCGCCTCCATCCCGATCTCACGGCGGAACAAATGCTGACGGCCGTGACTCAAGCGGTGACCCAGGCCCTGGCTGACGGGAAATTTGTGGTGGCAGTAGGGGGAGAACACGCCATTACCACAGGCGTCGTCCAGGCCTATCAGCAAGTCTATGACAACGATTTTACGGTGGTGCAGATCGATGCCCATGGCGATATGCGGGATCGTTTTGAGGGGTCGCGCCATAACCATGCCTGTGTGATGCGGCGGGTACTGGAATTGGGCCTGCCAACTCTGCCGGTGGGGATCCGGGCTATTTGCCAAGAAGAAGCGGATTTGATTGCCGAAAAAAACATTCCCGTTGTTTGGGCCCGAGAAATGGCAGTGAATCCCCATTGGATCGATCAAGCGCTTCAGCAGATTAAAACTGAGAAAGTTTTCATCACCATTGATGTAGATGGCCTAGACCCCAGCTTTATGCCCGGCGTGGGAACCCCAGAACCAGGGGGCATGGGCTGGTACGAAACCCTACGCTTTTTACGACGCATTTTTGAACGCCATGAGGTGATTGGCTGCGATGTGATGGAACTGGCACCCGTGGTGGATTCGGTGGTGTCGGAGTTTTCAACGGCCAAGTTGATCTATAAGCTCATGGGTTACAAGGCCTTTTGTTCAGGAGGAAACCCATGA